From Mytilus trossulus isolate FHL-02 unplaced genomic scaffold, PNRI_Mtr1.1.1.hap1 h1tg000103l__unscaffolded, whole genome shotgun sequence, one genomic window encodes:
- the LOC134699903 gene encoding uncharacterized protein LOC134699903: protein MADATTTNCTVCEAQSAVKAAVKWCSECEETFCLDCLKYHSNAKSTKSHAVIDVSDQKELPDFVLNIKQHCGEHGALFQNYCLSHEQPCCRKCINSTHKNCIDMPPLDDFIKDVSKSAAVEDIQKRLQNLKRYYERLCQEKEENAKEIKTQSKAIIAHVMFTRLKLNQHLDCLERDVLKKVSKQENNALQKMGTISRDLKVKEDRIVDLYKGFIKMQNHASELQIFLGTKEFELEVRRRENEIDELTKDDSLDIKCIVFQENIELASFTSDVSSFGDIGIQVTPSKTIYTKPKEQQAQTTVEKKKIDDINLKLLKEVKFAESYISGCAISEDDTLCIAGPNTKTFLLKSTNESLMHKITLPDKPYDITYINEHTLAVTTSNYSSTIFIVNLETKKVEKTINTEYRCYGISFSDGNLIVHSSDIGLISLNLESGIVTELGIGNKVCDTYVAVHDGKIYCTNPVCHSIQCYNVDQSLAWEFKDKSLIAPRGIAVDKNGMVYVGDQGGGNVLIISPDGSKHRVIKIDMIPRPRTLSFNKARTRLLICGVDGPVGIFVIT from the coding sequence atgGCAGATGCAACAACTACAAACTGTACTGTTTGTGAGGCACAGTCCGCTGTAAAAGCAGCTGTGAAGTGGTGTTCAGAATGTGAGGAAACCTTTTGTCTCGACTGCCTAAAGTACCATAGCAACGCCAAGTCAACAAAAAGTCATGCCGTCATTGATGTAAGTGATCAGAAAGAGCTGCCTGATTTCGTACTGAACATAAAGCAGCACTGTGGTGAACATGGAGCGCTATTCCAGAACTATTGTTTAAGTCATGAACAACCATGTTGTAGGAAATGTATCAACTCCACCCATAAGAACTGTATAGATATGCCACCTCTAGATGATTTCATCAAAGATGTCAGCAAGTCAGCAGCTGTAGAAGACATTCAAAAACGTCTACAAAACCTTAAAAGGTATTATGAGCGTCTCTGTCAAGAAAAAGAGGaaaatgcaaaagaaataaAGACCCAGTCGAAAGCTATCATTGCGCATGTCATGTTCACCCGACTTAAATTGAATCAGCATTTAGATTGTTTAGAGAGGGATGTCCTAAAGAAGGTATCTAAACAAGAAAATAATGCACTACAAAAGATGGGAACAATTTCGAGGGACTTAAAAGTGAAGGAGGATAGAATAGTCGATTTATACAAAGGCTTcataaaaatgcaaaatcatGCGTCAGAACTTCAGATATTTCTCGGAACCAAGGAATTCGAATTAGAAGTAAGAAGGCGGGAGAATGAAATTGACGAATTGACAAAAGATGATTCGTTAGACATAAAATGCATTGTGTTCCAAGAAAATATAGAACTTGCCTCTTTTACTAGTGACGTTAGTTCTTTCGGTGATATTGGAATACAGGTTACTCCATCAAAAACCATTTACACAAAGCCAAAAGAGCAACAAGCACAGACTACAGTTGAGAAGAAAAAGATTGATGATATCAATCTGAAATTGTTAAAAGAAGTTAAATTCGCGGAAAGCTATATATCTGGATGTGCAATTTCGGAAGATGATACTTTATGTATTGCTGGTCCGAATacaaaaacatttcttttgaaAAGTACAAATGAATCTTTGATGCACAAAATTACTCTACCTGATAAGCCGTATGACATTACCTATATAAACGAACACACCTTAGCAGTTACGACATCAAATTACAGCAGCACAATATTTATCGTCAACCTGGAGACAAAAAAGGTCGAGAAAACCATCAATACTGAATACAGATGCTATGGAATATCCTTTTCGGACGGGAACTTGATAGTCCATTCTTCTGATATAGGACTGATCTCACTAAATCTAGAGAGCGGTATAGTAACTGAACTTGGTATTGGAAATAAGGTGTGTGATACTTATGTCGCTGTGCATGATGGTAAAATATACTGTACTAATCCGGTATGTCATTCCATACAGTGCTACAATGTCGACCAATCACTTGCCTGGGAATTCAAGGACAAATCGTTGATCGCACCACGAGGTATAGCGGTTGACAAAAACGGAATGGTTTATGTCGGTGATCAGGGAGGCGGAAACGTGCTTATTATCTCCCCTGATGGAAGCAAACACAGAGTTATAAAGATCGATATGATTCCTAGGCCAAGGACACTCAGCTTTAATAAGGCAAGAACTCGTTTGCTTATATGCGGCGTAGACGGTCCAGTAGGCATATTTGTTATCacgtaa